Proteins encoded by one window of Dendropsophus ebraccatus isolate aDenEbr1 chromosome 4, aDenEbr1.pat, whole genome shotgun sequence:
- the FTH1 gene encoding ferritin heavy chain produces MSSQVRQNYHQDCEAAINRQVNLELYASYVYLSMSYYFDRDDVALKNFAKYFLHQSHEEREHAEKLMKFQNQRGGRIFLQDVRKPDRDEWGSGLEALECALQLEKNVNQSLLDVHKLSADRNDPHLSDFLETHYLDEQVKSIKELGDHVTNLRRMGAPQNGMAEYLFDKHTLGESHD; encoded by the exons ATGAGCTCCCAGGTCCGTCAGAACTACCACCAGGACTGTGAGGCCGCCATCAACCGCCAGGTCAACCTGGAGCTGTACGCCTCCTATGTCTACCTATCCATG TCCTATTACTTTGATCGTGATGATGTGGCATTGAAGAACTTTGCTAAATACTTCCTGCACCAATCCCATGAAGAGCGTGAGCACGCCGAGAAACTAATGAAGTTCCAGAATCAGCGAGGGGGAAGGATTTTCTTGCAGGACGTGAGG AAGCCAGACCGTGATGAGTGGGGCAGTGGGTTGGAAGCCCTAGAATGTGCCTTGCAACTGGAGAAGAATGTTAACCAGTCCCTCTTGGATGTACACAAACTGAGCGCAGATCGGAATGATCCTCAT CTCAGTGACTTCTTGGAAACACACTACCTTGATGAACAGGTGAAATCCATAAAGGAACTGGGTGACCATGTGACCAACCTCCGGCGAATGGGAGCCCCACAGAACGGCATGGCCGAATACCTCTTCGACAAACACACACTAGGGGAATCCCATGACTAA